A single genomic interval of Carettochelys insculpta isolate YL-2023 chromosome 16, ASM3395843v1, whole genome shotgun sequence harbors:
- the NDE1 gene encoding nuclear distribution protein nudE homolog 1: MEDLEGNHFNSVEEETSYWKELAMKYKQCAENTQEELREFQEGSREYEAELETQLQQTEFRNRDLLSENNRLRMELESIKEKIEMQHSEGYRQISALEDELAQTKAVKDQLQKYIRELEQANDDLERAKRATIMSLEDFEQRLNQAIERNAFLESELDEKENLLESVQRLKDEARDLRQELAVQQKQEKPKMPAQSTLEAERTDTAVQATLSVPSTPVIHRGPNVSLSTPGMFRRGFEDSYSGTPLTPAARISALNIVGDLLRKVGALESKLASCRHFVYDQSPNRLTMSSSMYLNKSRDGLENRRSSFHMPLCENGLGKCLEFGTWPSNIPAPVAHSPQGVVKMLL; encoded by the exons ATGGAAGACTTGGAAGGAAATCATTTTAATTCAGTGGAAGAAGAAACCAGCTACTGGAAAGAACTGGCTATGAAATATAAACAATG TGCAGAAAATACACAGGAGGAACTGCGTGAGTTTCAAGAAGGGAGCCGAGAATATGAAGCAGAATTGGAGACGCAGCTGCAACAAACAGAATTTAGAAATCGGGATCTTCTGTCAGAAAACAATCGCCTTCGAATGGAACTGGAATCAATTAAG GAGAAAATTGAAATGCAACACTCGGAAGGCTACCGGCAGATCTCTGCATTAGAAGATGAACTGGCACAGACAAAAGCTGTTAAAGACCAACTGCAGAAGTACATTCGAGAACTTGAGCAAGCAAACGATGACTTGGAAAGAGCAAAAAG AGCCACTATAATGTCGCTGGAGGACTTTGAACAGCGTTTGAACCAGGCCATTGAAAGAAATGCCTTTCTGGAGAGTGAGCTAGATGAGAAGGAGAACCTGCTGGAGTCAGTGCAGCGGCTGAAAGATGAAGCCAGAG ACCTTAGGCAAGAActtgcagtgcagcagaaacAGGAGAAACCCAAAATGCCAGCACAGAGTACACTGGAGGCAGAAAGAACGGACACAGCTGTACAAGCGACTCTATCTGTGCCTTCAACTCCTGTCATCCATAGGGGACCCAATGTCAGTCTAAGCACTCCAGGAATGTTTAGAAGAG GCTTTGAAGATAGTTACAGCGGGACTCCTCTCACACCAGCTGCCAGGATATCTGCACTAAACATTGTGGGAGACTTACTACGGAAAGTTGGG GCTCTGGAATCCAAACTTGCATCTTGTCGACACTTTGTGTATGACCAGTCTCCAAACAGATTGACCATGTCCTCATCCATGTATCTGAACAAGAGCAGAGACGGCCTTGAAAACCGACGAAGCAGTTTCCACATGCCTTTGTGTGAAAACGG